The window AGGATAGTCAGGACATTAGCGGTGTCATTAAAATCACCGCGCCGTTGCAGTTTAATCAAAGCGTGTTGGTAAACCTTTGCTCCGCTTTTAATCAAAAGTACCCACAAGTTTCATTCGCCATTGATTCCAGTTATGACCGCAGAGATTTAATCTCTTCAGATTTTGATTTGGCGTTTCGCGCCACCAAAAATCCGCCGGAAAATATGATTGCCCGGAAGCTGTTTTCTTACCAGCACTGCCTAGTGGCATCGTCGGATTATTTGCAACGTAAAGGGACGCCGAAAACGATAGAGGATTTGCAACGTCATCAGTGTTTAACAGGGTTGGAGCAGGGCGACTGGAATTTAGCTGGAACTAATATTGAGATAAATGGCTGGCTAAAGGTAAATGATAATTTGCTATTGAAGCATCAGGCTATGGCCGGGCAAGGTGTGGTGAAAGTACCGGATTATTTTGTTAGTGACGAAGTCGAAAAGGGGTCTTTGGTTACTTTAATGGAGCAATTTAAACAGAGCCCAAATGATATGTATTTGCTATACCCACAGTTGGTTTATCAATCCAAAAGAGTTGCAACCTTTATTGACTTTATCGCGGCAGAGTTTTCGTAAAAATAAAAAGGCCTGCAACTGCAGGCCTTTGTTTGGAATTTAGTAACGTATTACTTCTTCGAAGCTTTCGCTTTTCCTTGCTCTTCGGATTTTTCAATTTCACGGAAAATCCACAGCATCTGAACTATGGTGATCAAGTTAGACGCTAACCAGTATAGTACCAGACCTGATGGGAACCACAGGAAGAAGAAGGTGAAGAATACTGGCATCCATTGCATCATTTTTTGCTGCATTGGATCGGTTGCCATATTTGGCTGTAGCTTCTGCATTAACCACATAGATGCACCCATCAATAATGGCAATACAAAGT is drawn from Thalassotalea sp. PS06 and contains these coding sequences:
- a CDS encoding LysR family transcriptional regulator, with amino-acid sequence MKEHKKLERLMLFAEVASQLSFTRAADKLGMSRGYLSTQMRALEQQLGNKLLIRSTRSVRLTAAGEKVLKSAKHIQQTMLEMERLTEQDSQDISGVIKITAPLQFNQSVLVNLCSAFNQKYPQVSFAIDSSYDRRDLISSDFDLAFRATKNPPENMIARKLFSYQHCLVASSDYLQRKGTPKTIEDLQRHQCLTGLEQGDWNLAGTNIEINGWLKVNDNLLLKHQAMAGQGVVKVPDYFVSDEVEKGSLVTLMEQFKQSPNDMYLLYPQLVYQSKRVATFIDFIAAEFS